The Manihot esculenta cultivar AM560-2 chromosome 11, M.esculenta_v8, whole genome shotgun sequence genome includes a region encoding these proteins:
- the LOC110625837 gene encoding receptor-like kinase LIP2 produces MASRRESRRNESRGTNSYTDPRRSRSSPELNRSTSIGPRQYSYQQLANATNHFSSNKLLGEGGFGQVYMGSVDGQSLAIKKLKNHRDLQSQGKLQDEIIVVSSVRHKNLVELVGYCVEGADKLLVLKYFPNKSLGYQLHECEENLDWETRMDIAKGSARGLEYLHEHCDPPVIHLDIKSDNILLDDDFKPKVADFGLARFFSEAATHISESAIMGTKAYVDPSAIKTGQYSVKSDVYSFGVMLLELITGKRPIEDGIDVVEWAKPEIKSALRNEEFEDFVDYTLHTFDHGEMYRMLFCIDACLNNRPKFRPSMKKILLALEGILPLDKLCNEKDDNKLPRYPTLYKDSTPMKDNNSTKMWRSTDEASSSERFQVRNRSTSNKMWRSADEALMKRSTEATNRLAEGVKRLDLSNDDEEEEDEEEVSDEEEEEEDEGNEDVDNDLSHKSKMAEGGEVIACHTVRAWTEQLEKAQKGKQLTVVDFSAAWCPPSRYMSSVLAEMAKKMPNVTFLVVDVDELTSVSKEWKIEAMPTFLFFKQGKVVDKIVGANTEELQSTIAKHAVDDTSPIFTYQQIEWATRGFSKFLGEGSLGSVFKGFLDGKDVAVRKLEDLSDEKEQEELEQRIKTISSVSHPNLVQQFGHCIQGSDIYLVLEFFPSNSLKSLLHGKKTLEWSKRMKIAIDSAKALEYLHDDYNIVHGEIMTNNILVDKNFQPKVANFGLIMYYRSERTDVYADPEDNECSFEESDVYAFGVVLLELITGKNTKDNDTDIVLWANTLMKRALYGEYTLLIDSNLEGDYNKKEVQRMIYCAAACLYKPSDSRPQMKEIVGVLERSIPLKDIWNDDDNQFLFGSGKGGGSLKRKSKKT; encoded by the exons ATGGCTTCTCGCCGGGAAAGTAGAAGGAATGAAAGTAGAGGTACTAATAGTTATACAGATCCGAGGAGATCTAGGTCGTCGCCTGAGTTGAATAGAAGTACAAGTATTGGGCCGAGGCAATATTCATATCAACAACTAGCAAACGCCACCAATCATTTCTCCAGTAATAAACTTCTTGGAGAGGGCGGCTTTGGACAAGTTTACATGGGATCAGTAGATGGTCAATCCCTTGCTATtaaaaaactcaaaaatcatcgAGATCTACAGTCTCAAGGAAAACTGCAAGATGAGATTATAGTTGTTAGCAGCGTCCGTCACAAAAATCTTGTTGAACTGGTTGGTTACTGCGTTGAAGGGGCCGATAAATTgcttgttttaaagtattttcctAATAAGTCCTTGGGTTATCAATTACATG AATGCGAAGAGAATTTAGACTGGGAGACGAGGATGGATATCGCTAAAGGCTCTGCAAGAGGACTAGAATATTTACATGAACACT gTGATCCTCCTGTTATACATTTAGATATCAAATCAGATAATATCCTTCTTGACGATGATTTTAAACCAAAg GTGGCTGACTTTGGACTTGCACGCTTTTTTTCGGAGGCTGCTACTCACATCTCTGAATCAGCAATTATGGGAACCAAAGC ctatgTAGATCCATCTGCAATAAAAACTGGACAATACTCTGTAAAATCAGATGTCTATTCATTTGGTGTTATGCTTCTGGAATTAATTACTGGAAAAAGACCTATAGAAGACGGCATTGATGTTGTTGAATGG GCGAAACCTGAAATTAAGAGTGCTTTGCGGAATGAAGAATTTGAAGATTTTGTAGATTATACATTGCACACGTTTGACCATGGAGAAATGTATAGAATGTTGTTCTGTATTGATGCTTGTTTAAATAACCGTCCAAAATTTCGTCCATCAATGAAAAag ATACTTCTAGCTCTTGAAGGAATTTTGCCTTTagacaaattatgcaatgagaAGGATGATAACAAATTGCCACGGTACCCTACTTTATATAAAGATTCAACTCCTATGAAAGACAATAATAGTACTAAAATGTGGAGATCTACTGATGAAGCTTCATCTAGCGAGAGATTTCAAGTTCGAAATCGGAGTACATCTAATAAAATGTGGAGATCTGCTGATGAAGCTTTAATGAAGAGATCTACTGAAGCAACTAATCGTTTAGCTGAAGGTGTTAAACGTCTTGATCTTTCTAATGAtgatgaggaagaagaagatgaagaagaggTTTCAGatgaagaggaggaagaagaagatgaagggaACGAGGACGTTGACAAT GACCTTAGTCATAAGTCAAAAATGGCTGAAGGAGGAGAGGTGATTGCCTGCCACACCGTTCGGGCATGGACCGAGCAGCTGGAAAAGGCACAGAAAGGAAAACAACTGACTGTGGTGGATTTCAGTGCTGCCTGGTGCCCGCCTTCTCGTTACATGAGTTCAGTTCTGGCAGAGATGGCCAAGAAGATGCCCAATGTCACATTCTTGGTGGTGGATGTTGATGAATTGACTTCTGTTTCTAAGGAATGGAAAATTGAGGCAATGCCAACTTTTTTGTTCTTCAAACAAGGAAAAGTAGTTGACAAGATTGTGGGTGCCAATACAGAGGAGCTGCAGTCGACCATTGCAAAGCATGCTGTCGACGACACTTCACCAATATTTACTTATCAACAAATTGAATGGGCAACTCGAGGTTTCTCCAAATTTCTCGGTGAGGGTAGTCTGGGTTCAGTTTTTAAGGGATTCCTGGATGGCAAAGACGTTGCTGTAAGGAAACTTGAAGATCTTTCAGATGAAAAGGAGCAAGAAGAGCTTGAGCAGAGGATTAAGACCATTAGCAGTGTGAGTCACCCAAATCTTGTTCAGCAGTTTGGACACTGTATTCAAGGATCCGATATATATCTTGTTCTAGAGTTTTTTCCCAGCAACTCCTTGAAATCCCTTTTACATG GAAAGAAAACACTGGAATGGTCAAAAAGAATGAAAATCGCAATAGACTCTGCAAAAGCCTTGGAATATCTCCATGATGATT ATAATATCGTACATGGAGAGATCATGACAAATAATATTCTTGTCGATAAAAATTTCCAGCCAAAG GTTGCAAATTTTGGACTTATCATGTATTATAGATCTGAGAGAACTGATGT GTATGCAGATCCCGAAGATAATGAATGTAGTTTTGAAGAATCAGATGTTTACGCTTTTGGTGTTGTGCTTTTGGAACTGATTACAGGCAAAAATACTAAAGATAATGACACTGATATTGTTCTGTGG GCAAACACTCTAATGAAACGAGCTTTATACGGAGAATATACACTTCTTATTGATTCTAACTTGGAAGgtgattataataaaaaagaagtACAACGGATGATTTATTGTGCTGCAGCTTGTTTATATAAACCTTCAGACTCTCGCCCACAAATGAAAGAG ATAGTTGGAGTTCTCGAAAGAAGTATTCCTTTGAAAGATATATGGAATGACGATGACAATCAATTCCTATTTG GATCAGGAAAAGGAGGCGGCTCATTGAAGAG GAAATCAAAGAAAACATAG